A DNA window from Mycolicibacter hiberniae contains the following coding sequences:
- a CDS encoding lipid droplet-associated protein produces the protein MANAPFGVRLLVGAATVAVEETMKLPQTILTYPMTLASQAAHAVMRWQQGVADLVNKGDSTLESLFPPKDEQPEWATFDDDDGGNAAAFDDADTGQRTEGRFALYSFSDSREDDDDADDAVAPPSEPAKADTGAAGSQGGGAQVPVPDLVDELDYGSLTLAQLRARLASLSLDELETLLAYEEATKARAPFQTLLANRITRTTAK, from the coding sequence ATGGCAAATGCACCCTTTGGAGTCCGGCTTCTGGTCGGCGCGGCCACCGTCGCGGTCGAGGAGACCATGAAGCTGCCGCAAACCATCCTGACCTACCCGATGACGCTGGCCAGCCAGGCCGCGCACGCGGTGATGCGCTGGCAGCAGGGCGTCGCTGACCTGGTCAACAAGGGCGACTCCACCCTCGAGTCACTGTTCCCGCCCAAGGATGAGCAGCCGGAGTGGGCCACCTTCGACGACGACGACGGCGGCAACGCAGCGGCCTTCGACGACGCCGACACCGGTCAGCGCACCGAGGGGCGGTTTGCGCTCTATTCGTTCAGTGACAGCCGCGAGGACGACGACGATGCCGACGATGCCGTTGCCCCGCCGAGCGAGCCCGCCAAGGCCGACACCGGCGCCGCAGGCAGCCAGGGCGGGGGCGCGCAGGTGCCTGTCCCCGACCTGGTCGACGAACTGGACTACGGCTCGCTGACGCTGGCCCAGCTGCGGGCCCGGCTGGCCTCGCTGAGCCTCGACGAGCTGGAGACGCTGCTGGCCTACGAGGAGGCCACCAAGGCCCGGGCCCCGTTCCAGACGCTGCTGGCCAACAGGATCACCCGCACCACCGCCAAGTGA
- a CDS encoding 4-hydroxy-3-methylbut-2-enyl diphosphate reductase has translation MPPTLDVENSANPGSPVPATHTGKRVLLAEPRGYCAGVDRAVETVERALEKHGAPVYVRHEIVHNKHVVDTLTNKGAVFVHETDEVPEGAMVVFSAHGVAPTVHESAAERSLRVIDATCPLVTKVHNEAKRFARDGYDILLIGHAGHEEVVGIIGEAPEDVQLVDGLDAVDSVRVRDENKVVWLSQTTLSVDETMQTVVKLRARFPNLQDPPSDDICYATQNRQTAVKAMAPECELVIVVGSRNSSNSNRLVEVALGAGARAAHLVDYADDIDPAWLTPETGQVQTIGVTSGASVPEILVRGVLERLAEYGYATVFPVATANETLVFALPREIRPSRR, from the coding sequence ATGCCGCCGACCCTCGATGTGGAGAACTCTGCCAACCCGGGATCGCCCGTCCCCGCCACCCACACCGGGAAGCGGGTGTTACTGGCCGAGCCGCGCGGCTACTGCGCGGGAGTGGACCGGGCGGTGGAGACCGTCGAGCGGGCGCTGGAGAAGCACGGCGCACCGGTGTACGTGCGCCACGAGATCGTGCACAACAAGCATGTTGTGGACACCCTGACGAACAAGGGCGCGGTCTTCGTGCACGAGACCGACGAGGTGCCCGAAGGCGCGATGGTGGTGTTCTCCGCGCACGGGGTGGCCCCCACCGTGCACGAATCGGCCGCCGAGCGCAGCCTGCGGGTGATCGACGCGACCTGCCCGCTGGTGACCAAGGTGCACAACGAAGCCAAGCGGTTCGCCCGCGACGGCTACGACATCCTGCTGATCGGCCACGCCGGCCACGAGGAAGTGGTCGGCATCATCGGTGAGGCGCCTGAGGACGTGCAGCTGGTCGACGGCCTGGACGCGGTGGACTCGGTGCGGGTGCGCGACGAGAACAAGGTGGTGTGGCTGTCACAGACCACGCTCAGCGTGGACGAGACGATGCAGACCGTGGTCAAGCTGCGGGCGCGGTTCCCCAACCTGCAGGATCCCCCCAGCGACGATATCTGCTACGCCACCCAGAACCGCCAGACCGCAGTCAAGGCGATGGCCCCGGAGTGCGAGCTGGTGATCGTGGTGGGGTCGCGCAACTCGTCGAACTCCAACCGGCTGGTCGAGGTGGCGCTGGGTGCCGGTGCCCGCGCCGCCCACCTGGTCGACTACGCCGACGACATCGACCCGGCCTGGCTGACACCCGAGACCGGCCAGGTGCAGACCATCGGCGTCACCTCGGGTGCCTCGGTGCCGGAGATCCTGGTCCGCGGGGTGCTGGAGCGGCTGGCCGAGTACGGCTACGCCACGGTGTTCCCGGTGGCCACGGCCAACGAGACGCTGGTGTTCGCCCTGCCCCGCGAGATCCGGCCGAGCCGACGCTAG
- a CDS encoding SulP family inorganic anion transporter yields the protein MQHLLTVPTEKPRNGLAGLKHWRYDLRSGFTVALISLPFSMGIAVTSGAPPICGIVSAIIAGFVLPFLGGSYVTISGPAAGLAPVLFASMITLGQIRLGEGAPESELLAVGYPLVLVAIALAGVVQVLLAKLKVARLSAIFPAAAIQGMLAAIGLMIIAKQIPLFMGEKFEGREFWAILAEVPRHVGSMNRPVFILGVGCLAGLFVLTALPGRLLKVLPPPVWVFFAGTLASVFILKLDKRYLIEVPSSLIDGIVLPQFGTVFAHPELWLALAYLVLTLVLIDGVESLATIAAVDKIDPFRRRSDPDRTLQAMGASNVASSVLGGLTIIPGMVKSTANILGGGRTQWANFYNACFLLIFVLLFSHLINKVPLTVLAAVLVFIGYKLCRPAVWLNVARVGTEQVVIFVITLLVTLTTDLLIGLLAGAAVKLVLNLWLESLWHTSRTGSDSAEPGLTGRFVSLFRNPVTQRDFTEGAYHLYLDGSLVCFNLFHVIRELGQYPPDAQTVQLHLSSRVPLVDHTTSETLRYFLEEFSGQDNRPKLTIEGWHHMRPLSKHETSTRIALADVTALGRPHRAD from the coding sequence ATGCAACATCTCCTGACCGTTCCGACCGAAAAGCCGCGCAATGGCCTGGCCGGCCTGAAGCACTGGCGCTACGATCTGCGGTCGGGTTTCACGGTGGCCCTGATCTCGCTGCCGTTCTCGATGGGAATTGCGGTCACCTCGGGCGCCCCGCCGATCTGCGGGATCGTGTCGGCGATCATCGCCGGTTTTGTCCTGCCGTTCCTGGGCGGCTCGTATGTGACCATCAGCGGCCCGGCGGCGGGACTGGCGCCCGTCTTGTTCGCCAGCATGATCACGCTGGGACAGATCCGCCTCGGTGAGGGCGCCCCGGAATCCGAGTTGCTGGCGGTGGGGTACCCCCTGGTTCTGGTTGCCATCGCCCTTGCAGGCGTGGTTCAGGTGCTCCTTGCCAAGTTGAAGGTGGCCCGCCTGAGCGCCATCTTCCCGGCCGCGGCGATTCAGGGCATGCTGGCCGCGATCGGTCTGATGATCATCGCCAAGCAGATCCCGCTGTTTATGGGCGAGAAGTTCGAGGGCCGCGAATTCTGGGCGATCCTGGCCGAAGTTCCCCGCCACGTCGGGTCAATGAATCGTCCGGTCTTCATCCTGGGGGTTGGTTGCCTGGCGGGGCTTTTCGTCCTGACTGCGCTGCCCGGGCGGCTTCTGAAGGTACTGCCGCCTCCGGTCTGGGTGTTCTTCGCAGGCACGCTCGCCAGCGTCTTCATCCTCAAACTGGACAAGCGCTACCTGATCGAAGTCCCGAGCTCGCTCATAGACGGGATCGTCCTGCCCCAGTTCGGCACTGTGTTCGCCCATCCCGAACTTTGGCTGGCTCTGGCCTACCTGGTGCTCACCCTGGTCTTGATCGACGGGGTCGAGTCCCTGGCGACAATAGCGGCCGTCGACAAGATCGATCCCTTTCGGCGCCGCTCCGACCCGGATCGGACCCTGCAGGCCATGGGAGCCTCTAACGTCGCCTCGAGCGTGCTCGGTGGCCTGACGATCATCCCCGGCATGGTCAAGAGCACTGCCAATATTCTGGGCGGGGGCCGGACCCAGTGGGCCAACTTCTACAACGCCTGCTTTCTGTTGATATTCGTGCTGCTGTTCAGCCACCTGATCAACAAGGTCCCGCTGACGGTGTTGGCCGCCGTCCTGGTCTTCATCGGCTACAAACTGTGTCGGCCCGCGGTGTGGCTCAATGTCGCACGGGTCGGGACGGAGCAGGTCGTCATCTTCGTGATCACCTTGCTCGTGACGTTGACGACGGACCTGCTCATCGGTCTTCTCGCCGGCGCCGCCGTGAAATTGGTATTGAATCTGTGGTTGGAGAGCCTGTGGCACACGTCGCGCACCGGCTCAGATTCCGCCGAGCCGGGCCTTACCGGTCGATTCGTCAGTCTCTTCCGCAACCCGGTGACACAGCGGGATTTCACTGAGGGCGCCTACCACCTGTACCTGGACGGTTCCCTGGTGTGTTTCAACCTGTTCCACGTCATTCGGGAATTGGGGCAGTATCCACCGGATGCCCAGACGGTGCAGCTGCACCTGAGCTCGCGCGTACCCCTCGTCGATCACACGACGAGTGAGACCCTGCGATATTTCCTGGAGGAGTTCAGCGGCCAGGACAACAGGCCGAAGCTGACGATCGAGGGATGGCACCACATGCGGCCCCTCTCCAAGCACGAGACGAGCACGCGGATCGCCCTGGCCGACGTCACGGCGTTAGGGCGCCCCCACAGAGCGGACTGA
- a CDS encoding DUF6542 domain-containing protein yields MAVAREKSAVAADDRSILPTITGLPWWSAVAVAVVATAVGVAFDAGAGDKELTIVFSTLYAMGCLAAVLMVQQSAVFTTVVQPPLILFVMVPGAYWLFRGGGFPGLKAIVINCGYPLIERFPLMLFTAAAVLLIGMVRWYLGMLDATARPAAQTPATPQRATLSGRLGALLGSVLNRDAAHAIEQPATREKRPGERPRRATAEARRAARETSAARSRPRAGERRGAAGGAAPTRSRHVRPGMDDGSGQRPRRRPAAEGRGESPQQRRRRPAPEARDERQPRRRPAPDWTAEPRPVGRPPHDSARGGEHSRAPRDVPGRGNRPGEAPESVPRRRQPPPAEGSGNGSRHPVSQVRYRGTDAEADEAQRGARPRQQRGQADSWEFDI; encoded by the coding sequence GTGGCAGTAGCGCGGGAGAAGTCGGCAGTGGCCGCGGACGACCGTTCCATCTTGCCGACCATCACCGGGCTGCCCTGGTGGAGTGCGGTCGCGGTGGCGGTGGTCGCGACCGCAGTCGGCGTGGCTTTTGACGCCGGCGCCGGCGACAAAGAACTGACCATCGTCTTCTCGACCCTGTATGCGATGGGCTGTCTGGCCGCGGTGCTCATGGTGCAGCAGTCGGCGGTGTTCACCACCGTGGTCCAGCCGCCGCTGATCCTGTTCGTCATGGTGCCAGGCGCGTACTGGCTGTTCCGCGGCGGCGGCTTCCCCGGCCTCAAAGCCATCGTCATCAACTGCGGATATCCCCTGATCGAACGCTTCCCGCTGATGCTGTTCACCGCCGCGGCGGTGCTGCTGATCGGGATGGTGCGCTGGTACCTGGGCATGCTGGACGCCACCGCCCGGCCCGCGGCCCAGACCCCGGCCACCCCGCAACGGGCCACCCTCAGCGGCCGCCTCGGCGCGCTGCTTGGCTCGGTCCTCAATCGCGATGCCGCGCATGCCATCGAGCAGCCGGCCACCCGGGAGAAGCGCCCCGGTGAACGTCCCCGCCGGGCCACCGCGGAGGCCCGCCGGGCCGCGCGGGAGACCTCGGCAGCGCGATCCCGCCCCCGCGCGGGTGAGCGTCGTGGCGCGGCGGGCGGCGCAGCGCCGACCCGTTCGCGGCACGTGCGCCCGGGCATGGACGACGGGAGCGGCCAGCGCCCGCGCCGTCGTCCGGCCGCGGAGGGCCGCGGCGAATCCCCGCAGCAGCGGCGGCGCCGTCCGGCGCCGGAGGCCCGCGACGAGCGCCAGCCCCGCCGGCGGCCCGCCCCGGACTGGACCGCCGAGCCGCGGCCAGTCGGACGCCCGCCGCACGACTCGGCACGCGGCGGTGAGCACTCCCGCGCGCCGCGGGATGTGCCGGGACGCGGCAACCGGCCCGGTGAGGCGCCAGAATCGGTTCCCCGCCGCCGTCAGCCCCCGCCCGCCGAGGGCAGCGGCAACGGAAGCCGCCACCCGGTGTCCCAGGTGCGTTACCGCGGGACCGACGCCGAGGCCGACGAAGCGCAGCGTGGCGCCCGTCCCCGCCAGCAGCGCGGACAAGCCGATTCCTGGGAATTCGACATCTAG
- the ychF gene encoding redox-regulated ATPase YchF, translating to MSLSLGIVGLPNVGKSTLFNALTHNDVLAANYPFATIEPNEGVVPLPDPRLAKLAEIFGSERILPAPVTFVDIAGIVKGASEGAGLGNKFLANIRECDAICQVVRVFSDDDVVHVDGKVDPEADIEVIATELILADMQTLEKAIPRLEKEARNNKDRKPVHEAAVAAAAILDTGKTLFAAGVDPAPLRELNLLTTKPFLYVFNADETVLTDAARVAALRELVAPADAVFLDAKIEAELAELDDESAMELLESIGQTERGLDALARAGFHTLKLQTYLTAGPKEARAWTIHQGDTAPKAAGVIHTDFEKGFIKAEVVSFDDLVEAGSMAAAKAAGKVRMEGKDYVMADGDVVEFRFNV from the coding sequence GTGAGCCTGAGCCTGGGAATTGTGGGGTTGCCCAACGTCGGTAAGTCGACCCTGTTCAACGCGTTGACGCACAACGATGTGTTGGCCGCCAACTATCCGTTCGCGACGATCGAGCCCAATGAGGGCGTCGTACCGCTGCCCGATCCCCGGCTGGCCAAGCTGGCGGAGATCTTCGGCTCCGAGCGGATCCTGCCCGCGCCGGTGACGTTCGTCGACATCGCCGGCATCGTCAAGGGCGCCTCGGAGGGGGCCGGGCTGGGCAACAAGTTCCTGGCCAACATCCGCGAATGCGACGCCATCTGTCAGGTGGTGCGGGTCTTCTCCGACGACGACGTGGTGCACGTGGACGGCAAGGTCGACCCCGAGGCCGACATCGAGGTGATCGCCACCGAGCTGATCCTGGCCGACATGCAGACCCTGGAGAAGGCGATCCCGCGGCTGGAGAAAGAGGCCCGCAACAACAAGGACCGCAAGCCCGTGCACGAGGCCGCCGTGGCCGCCGCAGCGATCCTCGACACCGGCAAGACCCTGTTCGCGGCCGGGGTGGACCCCGCCCCGCTGCGCGAGCTGAACCTGCTGACCACCAAACCGTTCCTGTATGTGTTCAACGCCGACGAGACGGTGCTCACCGACGCGGCGCGGGTGGCCGCGCTGCGCGAGCTGGTGGCCCCGGCCGACGCGGTGTTCCTCGACGCCAAGATCGAAGCCGAGCTCGCCGAACTCGACGACGAATCGGCGATGGAACTGCTGGAGTCCATCGGGCAGACCGAACGCGGCCTGGACGCGTTGGCCCGCGCCGGTTTCCACACCCTGAAGTTGCAGACCTACCTGACCGCCGGCCCCAAGGAGGCACGGGCCTGGACCATCCACCAGGGCGACACCGCACCCAAGGCGGCCGGGGTGATCCACACCGACTTCGAGAAGGGCTTCATCAAGGCCGAGGTGGTCTCCTTCGACGACCTGGTCGAGGCCGGGTCCATGGCCGCGGCCAAAGCCGCCGGCAAGGTGCGCATGGAGGGCAAGGACTACGTCATGGCCGACGGGGACGTGGTGGAGTTCCGGTTCAACGTGTAG
- a CDS encoding alpha/beta fold hydrolase codes for MAADKPRLRPVSDDPVRVEYRTVHGYRRAYRVAGDGPPLLLIHGIGDNSSTWEPLIPLLAQKYTVIAPDLLGHGLSDQPRADYSVAAFANGMRDLLSVLGFNQVTVIGHSLGGGVAMQFCYQYPQMVERLVLVAAGGVTREVNPALRLASLPAAPQALAALSVPGFETTLRMVRGRIDKLSLPPPLVDLPEILRVLGDLRSPNKRAAFVRTLRAVVDWRGQMVTMLDRSYLTERLPIMIVWGTHDQVLPYSHAKLAHAAMPHSRLETFVDSGHFPFRDDPLRFADLVDDFITNTVPLDFDLERWRRLLTDGAADPAVADPDEELLRALTDGRSAT; via the coding sequence ATGGCTGCGGATAAGCCGCGATTGCGGCCGGTCTCGGATGATCCGGTCCGAGTCGAATACCGAACCGTGCACGGATATCGCCGGGCGTATCGGGTGGCCGGGGACGGGCCGCCGCTGTTGTTGATCCACGGCATCGGAGACAATTCGTCGACCTGGGAGCCGCTGATCCCCCTGTTGGCGCAGAAGTACACGGTGATCGCCCCGGATCTGCTCGGTCATGGGCTCTCGGATCAGCCGCGCGCTGACTATTCCGTCGCCGCGTTCGCCAACGGCATGCGAGATCTGCTGTCGGTCTTAGGTTTTAATCAGGTAACGGTCATCGGGCACTCCTTGGGTGGCGGGGTAGCGATGCAGTTCTGCTACCAGTACCCGCAGATGGTTGAGCGGCTGGTGTTGGTAGCCGCCGGCGGTGTGACGCGCGAGGTCAACCCCGCGCTGCGGCTGGCGTCGCTGCCGGCCGCACCGCAGGCGCTGGCCGCACTGTCGGTGCCAGGATTTGAGACAACGCTTCGGATGGTTCGGGGGCGGATCGACAAGCTGAGCCTGCCGCCGCCTCTGGTGGATCTTCCTGAGATCTTGCGGGTGCTCGGTGATTTGCGGTCGCCGAACAAGCGGGCGGCGTTCGTGCGGACGCTGCGCGCGGTGGTGGATTGGCGCGGGCAGATGGTCACCATGCTCGACCGCAGTTATCTCACCGAACGACTCCCGATCATGATCGTCTGGGGGACCCACGATCAGGTGTTGCCGTATTCGCACGCCAAGCTCGCACACGCCGCGATGCCGCATTCGCGGCTGGAAACCTTCGTCGATTCCGGTCATTTCCCGTTCCGTGACGACCCGCTACGGTTCGCCGACCTCGTCGACGACTTCATAACCAACACGGTGCCGCTGGATTTCGACCTGGAACGGTGGCGTCGGCTACTCACCGACGGAGCGGCCGACCCAGCGGTGGCGGATCCCGATGAGGAATTGCTGCGCGCGCTGACAGACGGCCGCAGCGCCACCTGA
- the arr gene encoding NAD(+)--rifampin ADP-ribosyltransferase, translating into MDAIDDEGPFFHGTKAGLAVGDLLLAGFRSNYRPEIVMNHIYFTALLDGAGLAAELAAGDGEPRVYRVEPTGAFENDPNVTDKKFPGNPTRSYRSSAPLRVAEEIVDWPRLTPEALREWRDRLAALRADGLDEIIN; encoded by the coding sequence ATGGACGCGATCGACGACGAAGGCCCGTTCTTCCATGGCACCAAAGCCGGATTGGCGGTTGGGGACCTACTCCTCGCCGGCTTCCGGTCCAACTACCGGCCCGAGATCGTGATGAACCACATCTATTTCACCGCGCTGCTCGACGGTGCCGGGCTGGCGGCCGAGCTCGCCGCCGGCGACGGGGAGCCGCGGGTGTACCGCGTCGAGCCGACCGGGGCGTTCGAGAACGACCCGAACGTCACCGACAAGAAGTTTCCCGGCAACCCGACCCGCTCCTACCGCAGCAGTGCGCCGCTACGGGTCGCCGAAGAGATCGTCGATTGGCCGCGATTGACGCCCGAAGCCCTTCGGGAGTGGCGTGATCGGCTGGCCGCGCTGCGCGCTGACGGGCTCGACGAGATCATCAACTGA
- a CDS encoding acetyltransferase: protein MTAVRIRDCVGPAEYPRLVQIWRSAVDATHNFLAEPDRTAIETQLADTYFPAVLLTIAEIDGDPVGFAGTAGEHLEMLFVHADARGHGVGSALLQHAIGAHGIRRVDVNEQNELAVEFYIRRGFVVTGRTELDDADRPYPLLHMKALLAPG, encoded by the coding sequence CTGACCGCGGTGCGAATTCGTGATTGCGTCGGCCCGGCCGAATATCCCCGGTTGGTGCAGATTTGGCGCAGCGCCGTCGACGCGACTCACAACTTTCTGGCAGAACCCGACCGCACAGCCATCGAAACCCAGTTGGCCGACACCTACTTCCCGGCTGTTCTTCTCACCATCGCCGAGATCGACGGTGATCCGGTGGGTTTCGCCGGCACGGCGGGGGAGCACCTGGAGATGTTGTTCGTCCACGCCGACGCCCGTGGACACGGAGTCGGAAGCGCGCTACTCCAACACGCGATCGGCGCGCACGGGATCCGCCGGGTCGACGTCAACGAGCAGAACGAGCTAGCGGTCGAGTTCTACATTCGACGCGGTTTCGTCGTCACCGGCCGCACTGAGCTTGATGATGCGGATCGGCCATACCCGTTGCTGCACATGAAGGCACTGCTCGCACCGGGTTGA
- a CDS encoding nuclear transport factor 2 family protein produces the protein MADDDIRAALEAHWAASDANDFDAEHQIYRADSVLEYPQSGERIRGRDHIRASRQAQPNAKRFTVRRILGGGDLWISELVLTYDGRPSYVVSVMEFARGEVVRETQYFGDPFSPGPSRVQWVEPIE, from the coding sequence ATGGCTGATGACGACATACGCGCTGCGCTCGAGGCGCATTGGGCGGCGTCGGATGCGAACGACTTCGACGCCGAACATCAGATCTACCGGGCGGATTCGGTCCTCGAATACCCCCAGTCGGGTGAGCGGATTCGTGGCCGCGACCATATTCGGGCGTCGCGGCAAGCCCAGCCGAATGCCAAACGCTTCACAGTCCGCCGCATCCTCGGAGGTGGCGATCTGTGGATCAGTGAACTCGTCCTCACCTACGACGGTCGGCCGTCCTACGTGGTGAGCGTGATGGAGTTCGCGCGCGGGGAGGTCGTGCGCGAGACGCAGTATTTCGGCGATCCGTTCAGCCCCGGACCGTCGCGCGTTCAATGGGTCGAACCGATCGAATGA
- a CDS encoding Fe-S protein — MEVLRHVIVLLHIVGFAVTFGALVAEAAARRFQLTPVMNYGVLLSLLTGLALAAPWPADVVLNYPKIGTKLVILVALGAVLGIGRARQRKSGGEAPRPLFYAAGALVLTAAGLAVIW, encoded by the coding sequence GTGGAGGTACTACGGCACGTAATAGTTCTGCTGCACATCGTCGGTTTCGCGGTGACGTTCGGTGCGCTGGTCGCCGAAGCTGCGGCGCGGCGCTTCCAGCTCACCCCGGTGATGAACTACGGCGTCTTGCTGTCCCTGCTGACCGGACTGGCGCTGGCGGCCCCCTGGCCTGCCGACGTGGTGCTCAACTACCCCAAGATCGGGACCAAGCTGGTGATCCTGGTCGCCCTCGGTGCCGTGCTGGGCATCGGCCGGGCACGGCAGCGTAAGTCAGGTGGGGAAGCCCCGCGCCCGCTGTTCTACGCCGCGGGTGCCCTGGTGCTGACCGCCGCCGGGCTCGCCGTCATCTGGTAG
- a CDS encoding OsmC family protein gives MTTSLTRLAAVVAATSDPAAADPAGSQVVFSASAVGHDAVASTVTLGQYSVEVDEPPALGGENTAPNPVEYYLASLLSCQIVTWRYWAEKLGITVDEITGRAEGDLDVRGFFGLDDDVRPGFNQVRVVITVTGPETEERYRELHQTVEKHCPVLDLTTNVTPVHSTLEVK, from the coding sequence ATGACTACCTCCCTCACCCGCCTGGCCGCCGTCGTCGCCGCCACCAGTGACCCGGCCGCTGCCGACCCCGCAGGCTCGCAAGTGGTCTTCAGTGCCTCCGCCGTCGGCCACGACGCGGTCGCCAGCACCGTCACGCTGGGCCAGTACAGCGTCGAGGTCGACGAACCGCCGGCGCTCGGCGGCGAGAACACCGCCCCCAACCCGGTGGAGTACTACCTGGCATCGCTGCTGTCCTGCCAGATCGTCACGTGGCGGTACTGGGCGGAGAAGCTGGGTATCACCGTCGATGAGATCACCGGGCGTGCCGAAGGCGACCTGGACGTTCGTGGCTTCTTCGGTCTGGACGACGACGTCCGCCCCGGCTTCAACCAGGTGCGGGTGGTCATCACCGTGACCGGCCCGGAGACCGAGGAGCGCTACCGGGAGCTGCACCAGACGGTGGAAAAGCACTGCCCGGTACTGGATCTGACCACCAACGTCACCCCGGTGCACAGCACCCTGGAGGTAAAGTAG
- a CDS encoding putative quinol monooxygenase codes for MIFIVVKFAVKPDWAQRWPQLVAGFTEATRAEPGNLWFEWSRSLDDACEYVLVEAFRDGEAGSAHVNSEHFKQAMADMPQALVSTPKIISQQIDATDWSAMGELTVD; via the coding sequence GTGATCTTCATCGTCGTCAAGTTCGCGGTCAAGCCGGATTGGGCGCAGCGCTGGCCGCAGTTGGTGGCCGGCTTCACCGAGGCCACCCGGGCCGAGCCCGGCAACCTGTGGTTCGAGTGGTCGCGCAGTCTCGATGACGCATGCGAGTATGTGCTCGTCGAGGCTTTCCGCGACGGCGAAGCGGGCAGTGCCCACGTCAACAGCGAGCACTTCAAACAGGCCATGGCCGACATGCCGCAGGCCCTGGTGTCGACACCGAAGATCATCAGCCAGCAGATCGACGCCACGGACTGGTCGGCGATGGGTGAGCTGACCGTCGACTGA
- a CDS encoding guanylate cyclase — translation MDEHTVTLDRALAETRTGDIWLFRGRSGPDRAIQTLSNAPVNHVGMTVALDDLPPLIWHAELGDKLHDFWTGTNHRGVQLNDARAAVEQWMGRYEQRCWLRQLSGTITRQQENQLLQAIARMDGTAFPTTARLTGRWLRGRLPTARDWTRGIPLLDRKVEEITQQRKARNSKVALQTAYCAETVAITYEQMGLLSTDKNSNWFDPGCFWSGDILPLAAGYQLGREISVVR, via the coding sequence GTGGACGAACACACCGTGACATTGGACCGGGCGCTGGCCGAAACACGCACCGGCGACATCTGGTTGTTCCGGGGCCGCTCCGGCCCGGACCGCGCGATCCAGACCCTGTCCAACGCCCCGGTGAACCACGTCGGGATGACGGTGGCCCTCGATGATCTGCCGCCGTTGATCTGGCATGCCGAGCTCGGCGACAAGTTGCATGACTTCTGGACCGGCACCAACCACCGCGGGGTGCAGCTCAACGACGCCCGGGCGGCCGTCGAGCAGTGGATGGGCCGCTATGAGCAGCGCTGCTGGCTGCGCCAGCTCAGCGGGACCATCACCCGCCAGCAGGAGAACCAGCTGCTGCAGGCGATCGCGCGGATGGACGGCACCGCGTTTCCCACCACCGCACGGCTCACCGGCCGGTGGCTGCGGGGGCGGCTGCCCACAGCGCGCGACTGGACCCGCGGTATCCCGTTGCTGGACCGCAAAGTCGAGGAGATCACCCAGCAGCGCAAGGCCCGCAACAGCAAGGTCGCGTTGCAGACCGCCTACTGCGCCGAGACGGTGGCCATCACCTACGAACAGATGGGCCTGCTGTCGACCGACAAGAACTCGAACTGGTTCGACCCCGGCTGCTTCTGGAGCGGGGATATCTTGCCGTTGGCCGCCGGTTACCAATTGGGCCGGGAGATCTCGGTCGTGCGCTAG